In Thalassotalea fonticola, a single genomic region encodes these proteins:
- a CDS encoding lipase family protein — translation MESFLNEELFNTNILSFAIVIEVRHLVYFSPLFLLLIVSIVKSYKASISTKSAPSAFEFFKYKHLRALPLKRIGYSDRLAYLLAELSALAYIKFEGEQNTETHENNANNVASSKEFIETTLANNHFSDISFFDHGPLEGFSCVSTLKENQEPFLVIVFRGSEKKIDDWLTNADVLPVELKQNRSVTLSQKTTRENNSERRLVHRGFYKSFTKSYSKKTELSDSATNTTQTSIKDELQSLINQTRTKHGELAVYFTGHSLGAAWATIATNLLTVKAPCACYNYGCPRLANYGFYLKNKHPIYRIVNSADIVTRVPPGPTFTFTMLFMLKSLKYLTGAIPLLTRLFSYLISFSTNLKITATTVNNDT, via the coding sequence GTGGAAAGCTTTTTAAATGAAGAATTATTCAATACCAACATATTAAGCTTTGCAATTGTAATTGAAGTGCGCCACTTAGTGTATTTTTCCCCGCTATTTCTGTTATTAATCGTTTCCATAGTTAAAAGCTATAAGGCCAGCATTTCCACAAAATCTGCCCCATCAGCGTTTGAGTTTTTTAAATACAAACACTTAAGAGCACTGCCCTTAAAGCGGATAGGATACAGTGACCGGTTAGCTTACCTACTCGCTGAACTATCGGCTCTGGCTTATATCAAATTTGAAGGTGAGCAAAACACCGAAACTCATGAAAATAATGCGAATAACGTCGCAAGTAGTAAAGAATTTATCGAAACCACATTAGCAAACAACCATTTTAGTGATATAAGCTTTTTTGATCATGGACCATTAGAAGGGTTTAGTTGTGTAAGCACCTTAAAAGAAAACCAGGAGCCATTTTTAGTCATTGTCTTCAGGGGCTCTGAAAAGAAAATAGATGACTGGCTCACCAATGCCGATGTATTGCCGGTAGAGCTAAAGCAAAACCGCAGTGTTACCTTGTCGCAGAAAACAACTAGGGAGAATAATAGTGAAAGACGCTTGGTCCATAGAGGTTTTTATAAAAGCTTCACCAAATCATACTCGAAAAAAACTGAATTGAGTGACTCAGCCACTAACACAACACAAACGTCTATTAAAGATGAGTTGCAAAGCCTGATCAACCAAACCAGAACAAAGCATGGTGAGCTAGCCGTTTATTTTACTGGCCACTCGTTAGGTGCAGCATGGGCAACAATAGCAACCAACCTGTTAACGGTTAAAGCACCATGCGCATGTTATAACTATGGTTGCCCACGGCTGGCCAACTATGGCTTTTATTTAAAAAACAAACATCCTATTTATCGCATTGTAAATTCTGCCGATATTGTAACTAGAGTCCCGCCGGGACCAACGTTTACCTTTACCATGTTATTTATGCTTAAATCATTAAAATATTTAACCGGTGCCATACCACTACTTACCAGGTTATTTTCGTATTTAATCAGTTTTTCGACAAACTTAAAGATTACCGCCACTACGGTGAACAACGATACTTAA